The Pseudopipra pipra isolate bDixPip1 chromosome 6, bDixPip1.hap1, whole genome shotgun sequence genome includes a region encoding these proteins:
- the GNG2 gene encoding guanine nucleotide-binding protein G(I)/G(S)/G(O) subunit gamma-2: protein MASNNTASIAQARKLVEQLKMEANIDRIKVSKAAADLMAYCEAHAKEDPLLTPVPASENPFREKKFFCVIL, encoded by the exons ATGGCTAGCAACAACACTGCCAGCATAGCGCAAGCACGGAAGCtggtggagcagctgaagaTGGAAGCCAACATCGACAGGATAAAG GTgtccaaagcagcagcagaccTGATGGCGTACTGCGAAGCCCACGCCAAGGAGGACCCTCTACTGACCCCCGTCCCGGCCTCAGAAAACCCCTTTAGAGAGAAGAAGTTCTTCTGTGTGATCCTGTAA